Proteins found in one Deltaproteobacteria bacterium HGW-Deltaproteobacteria-18 genomic segment:
- a CDS encoding glycosyl transferase family 1 produces the protein MPARPIRVKLKNELGISTSLPAGEQYLHLHSGGEDLLITCPGPEPELCARHASKAARIFLLRVPEIDGQMPNSWNAAMPSTWENVSLAQALGLLPGVSVLHYSPATRLFPSIFAPLLARLRPIQRGGSVKSLWLPGPQNALVIPELADAAQNLGLDARRLPANLSPQDLGRMLNKERPSLLLSVNFHGLDPYGENQARLQAAGVPVAVWCVDNPLHLLTGQKNHLWKQQPTFVTDDWFVEPLRALGAAAMHLPLAASRRFFAPGDPCPAGDDLTFVGRSAFPDRDRFFAACRIPQELANEAGRLPGREAHFGWWSKRLPDHALWPGNEVRLIGLGAETASAAWRQSCLSSLARQTRLTVVGDDAWHNLLPDTRLLPPVDYYAGLAEIYRQASFSLNLTSLLLPHGLTQRHFDVWACGGFLLTDDTPGMKIFPRELAQAVTFSSPQKATELLRGLAADPERKEELRRAWQSLILTEHSYVSRLRTIIQRVAQT, from the coding sequence ATGCCAGCCAGACCCATACGTGTAAAGTTGAAAAACGAACTGGGGATTTCTACATCGCTCCCCGCAGGAGAGCAATATCTTCATCTCCACAGCGGAGGCGAGGATCTGCTCATCACCTGCCCTGGCCCCGAACCGGAACTCTGCGCACGGCACGCCAGCAAAGCGGCCCGCATCTTTCTGCTGCGCGTGCCGGAAATCGACGGGCAGATGCCAAACTCCTGGAATGCGGCCATGCCTTCAACATGGGAAAACGTCAGCCTCGCACAGGCGCTCGGTCTTCTGCCCGGCGTGAGCGTGCTCCACTATTCCCCGGCTACCCGTCTCTTTCCATCCATTTTCGCCCCCCTGTTGGCCAGACTCCGCCCGATCCAGAGGGGCGGTTCGGTCAAAAGCCTGTGGCTGCCCGGGCCACAAAACGCCCTCGTCATCCCGGAACTGGCCGATGCGGCGCAAAACCTGGGCCTGGATGCCCGGCGTCTGCCCGCAAACCTCTCGCCGCAGGATCTGGGCAGGATGTTGAACAAGGAGCGGCCAAGCCTCTTGCTGAGCGTCAATTTCCACGGTCTGGACCCGTATGGCGAAAACCAAGCCCGGCTGCAGGCGGCCGGAGTTCCCGTGGCCGTCTGGTGCGTGGACAACCCCCTGCATCTGCTCACAGGCCAGAAAAACCACCTCTGGAAACAACAGCCCACCTTTGTCACCGACGACTGGTTCGTGGAGCCCCTGCGCGCCCTCGGAGCCGCCGCCATGCACCTGCCCCTGGCCGCAAGCAGGCGTTTCTTCGCTCCCGGCGACCCCTGTCCGGCCGGAGACGATCTGACCTTTGTCGGCCGCTCGGCCTTCCCGGACCGGGACCGCTTCTTCGCGGCCTGCCGCATTCCGCAGGAGCTGGCCAACGAGGCCGGGAGATTGCCCGGCCGGGAGGCCCATTTTGGCTGGTGGAGCAAACGGCTTCCCGATCATGCGCTCTGGCCGGGAAACGAGGTCCGGCTTATCGGCCTGGGCGCGGAGACAGCCTCGGCGGCCTGGCGGCAGAGCTGCCTTTCCTCGCTGGCCAGACAGACCAGGCTGACCGTGGTCGGCGACGATGCCTGGCACAACCTGCTGCCGGACACAAGGCTCCTGCCCCCCGTGGATTATTATGCGGGACTGGCTGAAATTTACCGCCAGGCCTCCTTTTCCCTGAACCTGACCAGCCTGCTCCTGCCCCACGGCCTGACCCAGCGCCACTTCGACGTCTGGGCCTGCGGCGGCTTCCTGCTCACGGACGATACGCCAGGCATGAAAATTTTCCCCCGGGAACTGGCCCAGGCCGTGACCTTCTCCTCGCCGCAAAAGGCAACGGAACTCCTGCGCGGCCTGGCCGCCGATCCCGAACGCAAGGAAGAACTGCGCCGCGCCTGGCAATCGCTCATCCTGACGGAACACTCCTACGTCTCCCGCCTGCGCACCATCATCCAGAGAGTTGCCCAAACCTAG
- a CDS encoding 50S rRNA methyltransferase, which yields MKQYRDYYFKKAKQDNYPARSVYKLQEMDKANKLLRQGQKVLDLGACPGSWTLYAAERVGAGGRVLGIDLNMPDTRFPEQVTFLQEDIFARTPLFLGHLQALAPFDVVMSDMAPKTTGSKFTDQARSIQLVEAAFGVAEEWLVSGGTFIAKVFEGPDVQPFVQSLKVRFAKVGMFKPKSSRAESKEIFILGMGFVPAASEAPPA from the coding sequence ATGAAACAATACCGCGATTACTATTTCAAAAAGGCCAAGCAGGACAATTATCCTGCCCGCTCCGTATACAAGCTTCAGGAAATGGACAAGGCGAACAAGCTCTTGCGCCAAGGCCAGAAAGTGCTTGATCTCGGAGCCTGCCCCGGTTCCTGGACTCTCTACGCCGCCGAACGTGTCGGCGCGGGAGGACGGGTGCTGGGCATCGACCTGAACATGCCTGACACCCGCTTTCCGGAACAGGTGACCTTCCTGCAGGAAGACATCTTTGCCCGCACTCCTCTATTCCTTGGGCATCTGCAGGCGCTTGCCCCTTTCGACGTAGTCATGAGCGACATGGCCCCCAAGACGACGGGCTCCAAATTCACCGATCAGGCCCGCTCCATCCAGTTGGTGGAAGCGGCCTTCGGCGTAGCCGAGGAGTGGCTGGTTTCCGGAGGCACCTTCATCGCCAAGGTTTTTGAAGGACCGGACGTGCAGCCTTTTGTGCAGTCTCTTAAAGTCCGTTTCGCCAAGGTCGGCATGTTCAAGCCCAAAAGCAGCCGGGCGGAGAGCAAGGAAATATTCATCCTGGGTATGGGTTTTGTTCCCGCGGCCAGCGAGGCCCCGCCCGCATAA
- a CDS encoding YebC/PmpR family DNA-binding transcriptional regulator: MAGHSKWKNIQHRKGRQDLKRGKMFTKVTKEIILAAKGGGDPDMNARLRAAIDAAKAVNLPKDKIETAIKKGTGELASEALEEIMYEGYAPGGVAILIEAVTDNKNRTVAEVRHILSKGGGSMGAAGCVAWMFDTKGVFAFDKEKYTEDQLLEAGLEGGVEDVLDDDDSWQVLCAAEDFHNARSAFEAAGIEIMSAELNRIPQNTVAVDVETGRKVMKLYDALDDNDDVQNVYANFELPAELLAEM, from the coding sequence ATGGCAGGACATAGTAAATGGAAGAATATCCAGCACCGCAAGGGACGGCAGGATCTCAAACGCGGCAAGATGTTTACCAAGGTCACCAAGGAGATCATTCTGGCGGCCAAGGGCGGCGGCGATCCGGACATGAACGCCCGCCTGCGCGCGGCCATTGATGCCGCCAAGGCCGTGAACCTGCCCAAGGACAAGATCGAGACGGCCATCAAGAAGGGCACGGGCGAACTGGCTTCCGAGGCGCTGGAAGAGATCATGTACGAAGGATACGCCCCGGGCGGCGTGGCCATCCTCATCGAGGCGGTCACGGACAACAAGAACCGCACCGTGGCCGAAGTGCGCCACATCTTGAGCAAGGGCGGCGGCTCCATGGGCGCGGCCGGTTGCGTGGCCTGGATGTTCGACACCAAGGGCGTGTTCGCCTTCGACAAGGAAAAGTACACCGAAGACCAGCTTCTGGAAGCCGGGCTCGAAGGCGGCGTCGAGGATGTGCTCGATGACGACGACTCCTGGCAGGTGCTCTGCGCGGCCGAAGACTTTCACAACGCCAGAAGCGCTTTCGAGGCCGCAGGCATCGAGATCATGAGCGCCGAACTCAATCGCATCCCGCAGAACACCGTGGCAGTGGATGTCGAGACCGGCCGCAAGGTCATGAAGCTCTATGACGCCCTGGACGACAACGATGACGTCCAGAACGTGTACGCCAATTTCGAGCTGCCGGCAGAACTCCTGGCTGAGATGTAG
- a CDS encoding crossover junction endodeoxyribonuclease RuvC: MAAERIILGVDPGSRCMGYGLVRERSGVLSLVEAGVVRPSEEAMSTRLGLMYTRITELLGVHTPSAVAVENVFFARNSASALKLGQARGAVLAACGVHGVEVFGYEPTLVKKSLVGAGRAEKSQVSFMVGQLLGVRPDWAEDAGDALALAICHLNHFRFMAAVNAGQATGQDGATRL; this comes from the coding sequence ATGGCAGCCGAGCGCATCATCCTGGGCGTGGACCCCGGGTCCCGCTGCATGGGCTACGGCCTTGTGCGGGAGCGGTCCGGGGTTTTGTCCCTGGTGGAGGCGGGCGTGGTGCGTCCCTCCGAAGAGGCCATGAGCACGCGCCTTGGCCTCATGTACACGCGCATCACTGAGTTGCTGGGCGTCCACACTCCCAGTGCCGTGGCCGTGGAGAATGTCTTCTTCGCCCGCAACTCCGCCTCGGCCCTGAAGCTTGGCCAGGCCCGGGGCGCGGTGCTGGCCGCTTGCGGCGTGCATGGGGTGGAGGTCTTCGGATACGAGCCCACCCTGGTCAAGAAGTCTCTGGTCGGCGCGGGGCGGGCGGAAAAAAGTCAGGTTTCCTTCATGGTCGGTCAGCTCCTGGGCGTTCGGCCGGACTGGGCCGAAGATGCGGGAGACGCCCTGGCCCTGGCCATCTGTCACTTGAACCATTTTCGGTTCATGGCCGCCGTCAATGCCGGTCAGGCCACTGGTCAAGACGGGGCAACTCGTCTATAG
- a CDS encoding Holliday junction branch migration protein RuvA, translated as MIAYLEGTILRRDEESCVLLTAGGVGYQVHLTTQGVSTLGPGAEVARLFIHTLVREDALVLYGFTTWEERQAFVTLLAAPKLGPRTALAMLGCYGPAELAACIAREDVASLTRVPGIGAKTAKRLLLDLKDKLVAQPSLASSRVAPVVSAASDCAAALVSLGYGRHEVDDVVKTVFENEPDLDAGSAIRQALKIFAAK; from the coding sequence ATGATAGCCTACCTTGAAGGAACGATCCTGCGTCGCGATGAAGAGTCCTGCGTCCTGCTTACTGCAGGGGGCGTGGGCTATCAGGTCCATCTGACCACGCAGGGGGTGTCCACTCTGGGCCCTGGGGCCGAGGTGGCGCGGCTTTTCATCCACACCCTGGTCCGCGAGGATGCGCTCGTTCTCTATGGATTCACCACCTGGGAGGAGCGGCAGGCCTTTGTGACCCTCCTCGCCGCGCCCAAGCTCGGGCCCCGGACGGCTCTGGCCATGCTTGGCTGTTATGGCCCTGCGGAGCTGGCGGCCTGCATCGCCCGGGAGGATGTGGCGTCTCTGACCCGTGTGCCCGGCATCGGTGCCAAGACGGCCAAACGCCTGCTCCTTGATCTGAAGGACAAGCTCGTGGCCCAGCCGTCCCTGGCTTCAAGCCGTGTCGCACCAGTGGTCTCGGCCGCTTCGGACTGCGCGGCGGCCCTGGTCTCGCTGGGCTATGGGCGGCATGAAGTGGACGACGTGGTCAAGACTGTGTTCGAGAATGAGCCCGATCTGGATGCGGGCAGCGCCATCCGGCAGGCCTTGAAGATTTTTGCCGCCAAGTAG
- a CDS encoding Holliday junction branch migration DNA helicase RuvB: MIQNPSEEHIRPRTLDDFIGQEDVRGNLKIYLQAAKERGQHLDHCLLYGNPGLGKTTLAQIMASELGVNMVSTSGPVLERSGDLAAILTSLNRHDLLFIDEIHRMPAVVEEILYPGMEDFKLDLIVGQGPGARTVKIELEPFTLVGATTRIGLLTSPLRDRFGVICRLEFYNPQELSLIVTRAARILGLEISPDGALEIGKRSRGTPRIANRLLRRVADYAQVAGNVLIDAEVAAKGLDIMDVDSRGLDMMDRKILECIIDHFGGGPVGVKTIAAACSEEVRTIEDIYEPYLIQCGFLKRTPRGRVVTPKAYQHLDGGLKLRGQ; this comes from the coding sequence ATGATACAAAATCCCAGCGAAGAGCATATCCGGCCCCGCACCCTGGACGATTTCATCGGCCAGGAGGATGTACGCGGCAACCTGAAGATTTATCTGCAGGCGGCCAAGGAGCGTGGCCAGCATCTGGATCACTGCCTGCTCTATGGCAATCCGGGCCTTGGCAAGACCACCCTGGCCCAGATCATGGCCAGCGAACTGGGCGTGAACATGGTCTCCACCTCCGGTCCGGTGCTGGAGCGCAGCGGCGACCTGGCCGCCATCCTGACCAGCCTGAACCGGCACGACCTGCTTTTCATTGATGAAATCCACCGCATGCCGGCCGTGGTCGAGGAAATACTCTACCCCGGCATGGAGGATTTCAAGCTCGACCTCATCGTCGGCCAGGGCCCTGGGGCGCGCACGGTCAAGATCGAGCTTGAGCCGTTCACCCTGGTCGGGGCCACTACTCGCATCGGGCTTTTGACTTCACCCCTGCGTGACCGGTTCGGGGTCATTTGCCGGCTGGAATTTTACAATCCGCAAGAGCTGTCGCTGATCGTGACGCGCGCCGCGCGCATCCTCGGGCTTGAGATCAGCCCTGACGGAGCGCTTGAAATCGGCAAACGCTCAAGAGGCACGCCGCGCATCGCCAATCGTTTGCTGCGCCGAGTGGCCGATTACGCCCAGGTGGCCGGGAACGTGCTCATCGACGCGGAAGTGGCCGCCAAGGGCCTTGATATCATGGATGTTGATTCGCGGGGTCTGGACATGATGGATCGCAAGATCCTCGAGTGCATCATCGATCATTTCGGCGGCGGCCCCGTGGGCGTGAAAACCATCGCGGCGGCGTGTTCCGAAGAGGTCAGGACCATCGAGGACATCTACGAGCCGTATCTGATTCAGTGCGGTTTCCTGAAGCGTACCCCCCGAGGACGGGTGGTCACACCCAAGGCCTATCAGCACCTCGACGGCGGGCTCAAGCTGCGCGGTCAATAG
- the thyX gene encoding thymidylate synthase (FAD), producing the protein MKVIDPSFSFMHLPDGEFVLSHLELAARTCYKSEDKASPDSARKLLSRIVRLGHDSVLEHISVTVRIVCDRGVTHELVRHRLCAFSQESTRYANYAQDKFGSEITVIRPFFWPEDDVRYALWLSAMQACEDAYLRLVDAGATAQEARSVLPNSLKTEIVTTANIREWRHIFKLRCDKASHPQMRQVMLPLMGAFQQRIPLLFDDLKDRFADALAEFESEGAAARLF; encoded by the coding sequence ATGAAAGTCATCGATCCGAGTTTTTCATTCATGCACCTGCCCGACGGCGAGTTTGTTCTGAGTCACCTCGAACTGGCCGCGCGGACCTGTTACAAGTCCGAGGACAAGGCCAGTCCGGATTCGGCCCGCAAGCTTCTCTCCCGTATCGTGCGCCTCGGTCATGACAGTGTTCTGGAGCACATCAGCGTGACGGTGCGCATTGTCTGCGACCGTGGAGTAACCCACGAACTGGTCCGCCACCGCCTGTGCGCCTTTTCGCAGGAAAGCACCCGCTACGCCAACTACGCCCAGGACAAGTTCGGCAGCGAGATCACGGTCATCCGCCCGTTTTTCTGGCCCGAGGACGACGTTCGTTACGCTTTGTGGCTGTCCGCCATGCAGGCTTGCGAGGATGCCTATCTGCGCCTTGTCGACGCCGGAGCCACGGCCCAGGAGGCCAGGAGCGTCCTGCCCAACAGCCTCAAGACCGAGATCGTGACCACGGCCAACATCCGGGAGTGGCGGCACATATTCAAGCTGCGCTGTGACAAGGCCTCTCATCCGCAGATGCGTCAGGTCATGCTTCCGCTCATGGGAGCGTTTCAACAGCGTATCCCCCTGCTTTTCGACGATCTTAAGGATCGTTTTGCCGATGCCCTTGCGGAATTTGAATCCGAGGGTGCCGCCGCCCGCCTGTTCTGA